The Equus quagga isolate Etosha38 chromosome 2, UCLA_HA_Equagga_1.0, whole genome shotgun sequence genome has a window encoding:
- the SNCG gene encoding gamma-synuclein has translation MDVFKKGFSIAKEGVVGAVEKTKQGVTEAAEKTKEGVMYVGTKTKEGVVQSVTSVAEKTKEQANAVSGAVVASVNTVATKAVEEVENVALTAGVVRKEDLEQPAPPQEDKAAKAEEEVAEEAKSGGD, from the exons ATGGACGTCTTCAAGAAGGGCTTCTCCATCGCCAAGGAGGGCGTGGTGGGCGCTGTGGAGAAGACCAAGCAGGGGGTGACGGAAGCGGCAGAGAAGACCAAGGAGGGTGTCATGTATGTGG GAACCAAGACCAAGGAGGGTGTTGTGCAGAGCGTGACTTCAG TGGCTGAGAAGACCAAGGAGCAGGCCAACGCCGTGAGCGGGGCCGTGGTCGCCAGCGTCAACACCGTGGCCACCAAGGCCGTGGAGGAGGTGGAGAACGTGGCGCTCACCGCTGGAGTGGTGCGCAAG GAGGACCTGGAGCAACCTGCCCCCCCACAGGAGGACAAGGCAGCCAAAGCGGAAGAGGAGGTGGCTGAGGAG GCCAAGAGTGGGGGAGACTAG
- the ADIRF gene encoding adipogenesis regulatory factor — protein MASKGLQDLKQQVEGAAQEAVTAAGAAVQQVVDQATEAGQKAMDQAAKSTQETIDKTANQASETFSGFGKKLGLLK, from the exons ATGGCCAGCAAAGGCTTGCAGGACCTGAAACAGCAAGTGGAGGGGGCGGCCCAGGAAGCCG TGACCGCGGCCGGAGCAGCAGTTCAGCAAGTGGTGGAtcaggccacagaagcagggCAGAAAG CCATGGACCAGGCGGCCAAATCTACCCAGGAAACCATCGACAAGACTGCTAACCAGGCCTCGGAGACTTTCTCGGGATTCGGGAAAAAATTGGGCCTCCTGAAATGA
- the LOC124235189 gene encoding translation initiation factor IF-2-like, which translates to MGQGGGEGRGTRRRQPRGARECGRRGRRSPRRRQGRALSGGNYTGRSRRGMLGVRMRGSRAHAPIPVRALLAHVRGPVRRRPLPGGRGVGGAPPGGRAQPYKSAALRRLSQPARWPTAGRGRAQTARGPGGAARAGSPARAAPSRPRELPAPSLGVLRRPSQGEVPEAPALGAPSAAPRGSGDRVSPS; encoded by the exons ATGGGCCAAggcgggggggaggggcgggggacgCGGCGTCGCCAGCCGAGGGGTGCCAGGGAGTGCGGACGCAGGGGGCGCAGGAGCCCGCGCCGGCGCCAGGGCCGGGCCTTATCCGGCGGCAACT ATACCGGCCGGTCCCGGAGGGGGATGCTTGGGGTGAGGATGAGGGGCTCTCGCGCGCACGCGCCCATCCCGGTCCGCGCGCTTCTCGCCCACGTGCGTGGCCCCGTGCGGCGCAGGCCCCTCCCCGGGGGGCGCGGCGTGGGCGGGGCTCCTCCTGGCGGCCGCGCCCAACCCTACAAGTCCGCGGCGCTTCGTCGCCTGTCCCAACCTGCTCGGTGGCCCACGGCCGGGCGGGGCCGCGCACAAACAGCCCGCGGGCCGGGCGGGGCGGCGAGGGCCGGAAGCCCCGCCCGTGCGGCTCCGAGTCGTCCCCGGGAACTCCCGGCGCCCAGCCTGGGGGTGCTCCGGCGCCCCTCGCAGGGAGAAGTTCCTGAGGCCCCGGCCCTGGGCGCCCCGAGCGCAGCCCCTCGAGGATCCGGGGACCGAGTATCCCCCTCCTAG
- the LOC124235190 gene encoding integrin alpha-7-like: MLKKKAREEAVPPLLLDNFVAGNEAQNCGGRLEPQEEQAQGKARNAERTWFRLHFCIGLFYLFSSILLLRHVSFCSAYSRCLPSLPRILVLEGEAVGIKSFGYSLSGGLDVDGNHYPDLLVGSLADTAVLFRARPVLHVSHEVFIAPRTIDLEQPSCAGGHSVCVDLRVCFSYIAAPSSYSPIVEHNWLQEDSTGSLPFPVAASRGSLPAFPRAPFSLGRRYSLRSGTSGLPWARSSSFVTFSGLSPVPRSSCSEGPLLLGVSVAGSI; encoded by the exons ATGCTCAAAAAGAAGGCGAGGGAAGAAGCAGTTCCTCCTCTTCTGCTGGACAACTTTGTGGctggaaatgaggctcagaactGTGGCGGCCGCTTGGAACCACAGGAGGAACAAGCCCAAGGAAAAGCCAGAAATGCAGAAAGAACCTGG TTTCGTCTTCATTTCTGCATtggtttgttttatcttttttcttctattttactcCTGAGACATGTCAGTTTCTGTTCTGCCTACTCCCGTTGTCTGCCATCTCTCCCCAGAATTCTG GTGCTGGAGGGCGAGGCTGTGGGCATAAAGAGCTTCGGATACTCTCTGTCGGGCGGCCTGGACGTGGATGGGAACCATTACCCCGACCTGCTGGTGGGCTCCCTGGCCGACACGGCCGTGCTCTTTAG ggcCAGACCTGTCCTCCATGTCTCCCACGAGGTCTTCATTGCTCCACGAACCATCGACCTAGAACAGCCCAGCTGTGCTGGTGGCCACTCAGTCTG TGTGGACCTCAGAGTCTGTTTCAGCTACATTGCAGCACCCAGCAGCTACAGCCCTATTGTGG AACACAACTGGCTTCAGGAAGATTCTACTGGCAGCCTTCCTTTCCCAGTCGCAGCCTCCAGAggttccctccctgccttcccaaGGGCCCCCTTCTCTCTTGGAAGGCGCTACTCTCTGAGATCCGGCACCTCTGGACTTCCTTGGGCACGTTCCTCCTCCTTCGTCACCTTCTCAGGTCTGAGTCCTGTCCCAAGGAGCTCTTGCTCAGAGGGTCCTCTCCTACTGGGAGTGAGTGTTGCTGGCAGTATCTGA
- the FAM25A gene encoding protein FAM25A: MFHSARAQPGIRGIYKSTLVLAPPSCWATTCCHTMLGGLGKLAAEGLAHRTEKATEEAAHVVEGVVKEVVEHAKEAGEKAIAEALKKAHETGDKVVKEVTDTVTNTVTNAVTHAAEGLGKLGQ; encoded by the exons ATGTTTCACTCAGCCAGGGCCCAGCCAGGCATCAGAGGCATCTATAAAAGCACACTGGTGCTCGCCCCACCATCCTGCTGGGCCACGACCTGCTGCCACACAATGCTGGGAGGCCTGGGGAAGCTTGCCGCCGAGGGCCTGGCTCACCGCACAGAGAAGGCCACTGAGGAGGCTG CTCATGTCGTGGAGGGAGTGGTGAAGGAGGTGGTGGAGCATGCcaaggaggctggagagaaag CCATCGCCGAAGCCTTAAAGAAGGCCCATGAGACAGGGGACAAAGTGGTGAAGGAAGTCACTGACACAGTGACCAACACAGTCACAAATGCTGTCACCCACGCGGCAGAaggcctggggaagctgggaCAGTGA